Sequence from the Notolabrus celidotus isolate fNotCel1 chromosome 14, fNotCel1.pri, whole genome shotgun sequence genome:
GTATGTTGTGTGCttaatgttttctctctgtatGTTACAGATGGGACACTGCAGGCCAGGAGAGGTTCAAGTGCATTGCTTCTACTTACTACAGAGGAGCTCAGGGTGAGAAATtagtgtttttttcagggcatAGAGCTGATAAGAAATAGGcttgaacacaaacaaagaacagaaaGTCAGAGAGAGGTGAAAGCTTGCCTGCTGAAGCTCTTAAATCTGTAAAAACATCTGAAGtgatgtcatgttttctttattccaGTTGTGATCATCGTGTTCGATGTGACTGATGTTGCATCTTTAGGCCATGTGAGGTAAGATCATTTATAATGAGCGTATGGTTAGCACTTTTACAGCTTGTTTCCAAGCTGGAGGACTCACACTtgaatgtttgtgtctgcagacaGTGGCTGGAAGACGCCCTGAAAGAGAACGACCCCACCGCTGTTCAGCTGTTCCTTGTTGGCACAAAGAAAGACCTGAGTGTAAGTCTGCTCTGAGGTTTAAAGTTAAAATGCCTGtgaacatttctgtcttttacTGAAGTTAAATGTCCATTGTTTGGATTGGTGCCAGAAGCACAAAGAGTTTGTGCCCTCGCTCAGACCTCAGGAATGTTGTTTCTCCATCATTAACCAGACTGAGgttgaagtcacagatatttcTAAGACATTACTGACTTTAAAATTCGATTGTTCGTTTGGGTTTCTGAGGTTCTTGCGGCTGAGATTCTCATTTCCTGTGCTTTTTTAAGCCAAGTATGCTAGCAGCATAATAGATAATGTTGGAGTCAGGTTTTGATGAAGGTGAAGAATGTGTGCAAGAATAAAAAGTCAACCCCACTGTAACCCAGGTTAATAGCAGAGTTACAGTTATGAGTCTGATGTTAAGAGagtttaattcaattcaattcaattcaattcaaacaaaTCTATTTATCCCTGAGGGGAATTACAGCCTATCCATAAAACAATGATGCTAAATCAATGCCAAAATCCTCCTTTAGAACTACTTCAGGAAGTTAGTAAtttgaaatgtgcttttttaagTTACTGAGACTTTGCAGACATGAAACTGAATGAGTACACACTACAAAGTGAATTGTTAtgttaaagttcctgtgaggagtttttatttgGTTATAAAAAGACTCATACAAACACTGGTGTCTCTGTATGATTTACAAAAGCAGCACAGACTGTCAGAAAGAAGACTGATTATTcctaaacatttttttacagtttttaactgtcaacactgggtaggtgtcagacaaagatAATtagcacactgcagaaacagataGTTTACATTTTCACAGGAAATATTCACTGTGGGCGATTGCTTGTCAGTAAACATTGAATCTTTATGTTCACATTGTTTGACTTTGTCAATATTTGTCTAATTTCACTGCCTCTGCTTTCCCCAACAGTCTCCTGCTCAGTATTCTCAGATTGAACAAGATGCTCTCAAAATAGCACAAGAGATCACAGCAGAGTATTGGGCCTTGTCGTCCCTTACAGGTGAGGTTTTCTATTTGAATTAAGGAAGATTTTCtgttaacaaaaaaaactgtatgtacTGGGTGTTAAATATTATCTCCCTAAGGAGTACACCCTTCATATTTCCAGTAGACAGcagttttaactgtttttatgcTCTACATGGCATGACAAAATAAGTTCCTTAGTTACATGCCGTTCATCATACAGAGCTATATGATGTATAACAAAGTTCTGTCCTTCTGCAGGAGAAAACGTGAATGAGTTCTTCTTTAGAGTTGCATCCCTGGCCTTTGAAACCAACGTTCTGGCTGAGTTGGAAAAAAGTGGGACAAGGCAGATAGGAGAGGTTGTCAGTGAGTATCCAGCAGTCTCTGTTTACTACAAATCACATTTTTCACAAAGCTTTTAAGACCGAGCATTTCatactttatgtttgtttgtttttcaggaatCAGCAGCACCTCAAACAACCTGCACAATGCGTCCAAGAAGAAACAGCCGAGCTGCTGTCAGTAAGAAGCTGGATTTTACAGTCAGAGCTGCAGTCGCAAAATGAGGTTTCCCTCAGTGGAAAAAGACTGTGGCTGTTCTCTAGCTCATGGGAGGGATTTCTGTggtcagagcaggaggagggaggctggACTTTAACTTCCTGACATCTTGAGTTCAGTTTCTTCTGGACTAGAGCAAGTTTTCTCTCTGTGGGATGTGGATTCTTGTGGTGTTGCTCAGTTTAATTTGTCCGGAGTCATAGGGTGACACAACAATTATACAGTTTTCTGGTACTTCAGAGATTCCAAAGGATGATGTGTAACATGCCTGGAAGTTTATACCTTTCTTAGGGCTTGAATTGAATTTTCCTGCTGCTGTAGTTTCAttgtaaaacattttcttttcaataaTACTTTGATACACTTTTagattttctgtctgtttttaaggtACTTGTTCTCATTTCAGTGTATTGTGGATGAGAAGTTTCTTAATtcatctcttttattttttgaacagaaatgtatttttttggcTCGGCTATCAAGTTTAGCATCACACAATCCCAGCAGATTAATTTTAACCCTTTGTTGGATCCACGATCACATGGTTCAAAACCATTGCTGGACTTGCAAACTTAAAACTGTCTTAGTTGTATGCTTAACAGGTACTGTCACTCTTTGTTTACATCCACATGAGTGACTGAGTTAAGTTTGTTACTTTTATACCGCAAGTTTTTAAACAAGAGtttattaaaaacagtttaaattgTAATCACAGTATTGTTTGTCACTTGATGAAGAAGGAGGgtttgtatttcatttaaacttGATTTAAATTATTAAGGGCATGCCCTCTTTTCATTAATATTAATAGAGGATTTAATattgaaaatacacacaagaaaagaaacaagaagagaagagaacagCCAATAGGGCTTGTATAACAATGCTTAGGTTTTaccagaaaaaaatattcagaTTATTATCATAGGACATTTTGTTTCTGAACCaaacaaacttgttttttttattattgtgaaAAGAAGACTTGTAGTCCAGAGAATAGACATCAGAACAGTTCTTTATGAAGAAAATCACAATTCCTTTCAGTGTTTGACGGTGAAGCcttaaccaaaaataaaaaaaatgctgtattATCAAAGAACAAtgcattatgtttttattgtttgataGTGACTCGAGTTTACATAAAACTTATGTTGTGTGCTGAAAATGCCAGTTAGTTTAGTGTTTGCATTAGTGTACTGCTAGAAAGGTCAGATAATGTGTGATCCTGTTcagaccaagcgtgccggatacggccctggtggtgaggctttcagcagggtgactgccccctggtggctggctgcagtataggtcaaaaaatccgtctcccccattcatttgaatgagggAGCAgtcaagctttaaaaaataaatacacgtcgtacgaatgtttctcacatccgtatgctgtggtgatatgtagttagtatttgactgttttgtgtccaaggcctcttttttctgaaaagtttctttttcgttagttattagagtttaaaaaacggggttttacttccgggtttcctttgattcacagccgctgtagaacgaaacttcaaaggacacacagcgtcttgtgacgttacgctgtagggcggagcttattacaaaggcttcacaggctctggctgcacaatggctgcgcccaggagagggattttttggcttcagaactgtacaacagtaagaggcggagcaacactgtccatttttatttacagtctatggttcagacATGTTAGATACATTGTCTGAATTTTGACTGATTTCTGAATGTTTCCTTTCCCTTAAACTAGTCAGATACACAGAATTTAAATTTATGTTCAAAAGACTAAGAAACTAGTCGCCTCATAAGATCTCTAGCTATAGGACCAACCAGGAAGTTGATGACAGCAAGCGTTGTACACAACAAAAAGAGCAATGAGTTCAGTGGTTTCAGcttgtccacagagggcgccaaaatgGACACAACCATAAGTTcctcacagaaataaaaaaaataggctTTAAAAGCAGGGTATGTGATTTttgttcagtattatttttgtCTTAAATCAGTAAGTGTATCTCGTCAGGGTCTGCCTGCTGTCGGTATTCAGTGTCATGATGTGCAAACATCAGTCAACATCTCTGACTCAGAACAGAAAATGGGTAATATTTTGTCTTGTTAACGCTTTAGACTAAATTCAAATTGGAAAGTGTGAAGGCAGGATGTTGGATTTGTTTGAGTATTTTGTGTCAGCAAagtaataaaaatgtatcatttgcAAGATGATGGAAGCTACAGTTTGATGTGAAAGATTGCttatataaaataatagtttgAATCTCTCTAAGCCGTACAAAAAAATCACTTGTCTTATTTTAAGTACAGAACGTTCATGTGTCTTTGTTCAGTTTTTGAAATTTTTAAAGGAATGAAGACTCTTTTGGTCAATTTGGCTCTGGAGCTCTTCAGGGATGCAGTGAGAGAATTTGTAGTTTTCTTTGATCCACTTTCCTCCTTCAGTGTTCTCGATGGCCACAACTGCAACACCTACAGGTGAGTGTGAGATCAACATAGAGATGTTAATGGACTGTATTTACACAGCACTtcctctagtcttctgaccaatcagagctcttTTACATTATGTGCCTCATTAACACCACATTTATACAATGAAGGCAGAGGCTGCTATCCAAAGCACCCATTCTAATCTAATTaaacccattcacacactgctggcacaGCCACCGGGGGCAGCAGGACCTAGGATTGAACCCCAAACCCTCAGATTGAGAGATGACCATGGTTACCACTGCCACAGCCACCCCTTGAAAGATGATAAAGaccattaaaaaatgtaatattgtaGTGTCACAACACAACTATCTGGACAGACCTGCAACAGTGGCTCCCAGTTTCTCAACTAGCTGAATGGCAGCCTTCATCGTGCCTCCAGTCTCTATCCATTGGTCAACTAACAGCACTCTCATGCCTGCAGACAGGACACACAAGTCACCATCTAACGtccaactgtaaaaaaaaaaaaagtctgaaaaacAGCTGAAGAAAACATCATTTTTGAAATGTACATGGACAAAAAAAGTTAGCATCTTGACAACTGTTGCAGCTGATTTAAGCCTCAATAAGTCAGATCCTCATCAAACATACTCtatcagaaaaataagatgACACAATAATAAGTGCTTTTGTCTGTGGACAGAACAAAGTAGATATTTGCTGTTTCAAATGTGAGCATatttgtaatatatataatgatGTTTAAGAAGctacaaaacaaagaacaacatCTGCTGGTTCACACTAGAGGGTGTTGTGCTGCAGGAAATGACAAGGACTTGAGGAGAGCTGTGGTTTGAATCTGTGAGTCATATTTGTGTACgttgtttatttttaagttcAAAGGATAAATCAACTGACAGAATCTGCACCTGTTTTTCGTGAAACATCTTTACAGtctatgaaacaaaaaaatgtaaccaaGTGTGATCCTTTATTTGACACTGTAGCTCTCTCAGCCCAGTGGTGCCCAAACATTACCAGCTGTGTAAACATTCGTCTTCTCAGCCGACATTTTTATttggtacaaaaaaagaaagattaacCTGGTTTTAGCACATCCAGCCTTACTTCCATAGTCTTTTCTCTGCCTGTGTAATCACTGTAGTTTTGGTTTTCTGTTGCTACACACAGGTGTCCTGCTTTACGCACAGCCAGAAAACCTTTTCCAAGGACGCTGGAAACAGACGcccctgaaaacaaacaaacaacaaacacgaGTCAGCAGTATTGATTTACTCTAACAGATAGATATCTCACAGAATCAGCCATTGGATGATCTAACTGTATGCATTGTGATGCAGCAATGTTTAGAGGAGATGGGCTTTCTAAATTTAGAATATTTGCTGGAGGGGTTAGGTTGCATTGGCAAGTAACCTCCTCTCAAAATAAGTTAGAGTTACACACCAAGTGTTCTTTCTGTTAAGTTATTTCTCTTTACCTCCATAAAATGAATAGTTTCTTACCAAGAATGAACCCCATTGCATCGATCCCGGCAACCAGGTCTATGGTGTCATTCAGAAATGGGCTGATAAGATCTTTGACACAGTCTGCAAGAGCCTGAATCAAGACAGTCAATGCACAGAATGGTACAAAATACACACagcttgtgtgtttctgcagttatAAATGATTTTGTGCTGTTTAACATGAGAGGGGAGACAGTAGAAACAGAATTACAGCTTCAAAATCTTCAAAGTACAAGTTGTCCTCATCAAACCTTAGAGTTGCAGTAGAGTCTGGACGGGTCCAGCCAGGCAAATGTTGGTCCTTTTGTGTTTGGTGCCATCAGAGAAAGGTACCATCCTTTGGGCTGGTCTGCAGGAATATCCAACACGTCCATTTGTACAATAACACTGGTCTCCACTGAGCAAGAGAGAAACTGTGGTGAATGGACCGGGCTGTAAATGAGTGTGAGAGTCTGAGTATCAAGTTCATGTGGGGCTGGTGGAGGGTGGGAGGGGGCTGTAAATAACATTAGACTGCAAcgaaacagaaaacaaataaactgaTTACAACTCATCATATCAGGCAATGAGCAAGTAATcagattacatttaaaaaatatatctaaaatgaaaaacttaaaCAGACATGAAATTAATAAACTAACACACAAATGAAAAAGGCATCTCATTACAAGTAATTTTACTGCCTTTTCAAAAGTCACCTGCAAACAAGTAAATTAAAGACATACAATCATTTGTATTAAATTGACATagatacaaaacaaatgtaGCCTTTAGCCACTTGATAATAACTGTATATCAAAGCTGGACAGGAGTTACACAAATGATCTtctttaaatgttcatttttccCAGGGTGCAGGCCCCAGGCTGTTGTTCCACATGTTGGACAGAGCCTCAGGCTGTTGTTCCAGATGTTGGACAGAGCCGCAGTCTTCAGGCCTTCGTCTTGAGAAAAGGTGTCTCAACAAGCTCAGGTTGCAATCACAGTCTAACCCTCTTACCGTACTCACAGCATCTTCTCCGAATCTCAGACTGGACTGTTATTTCAGTAATCAAATAAACTTGATATCAAGTATCATTCAAGTTTGGGCAACAGGGTTCAAGCTGAGGGTTCATCTTTTTGCAAGCATACACTGTACTTTCCCACAGCCAGGCTTTGTGTGTCTCGAACCAAGTGAACTTCCAGGAATGTAACACTGGAATGCTTACCTGCACTTTTGCACAGTGTTTTTATACTAATATATTTAAAACCTCATTTTGAACAGAATGTACATACATTGCTGATTTATGTTTATAATGATAATTTTAAGGCTTTCAAATGATGTCCCAGAGAAATAccacaaacacatttatgaCAGTGAGGACTCGAGGACAAGATGACTCTTTATCTGATGAATGTAAGGCCATGATTAATTTCCCTTGGATCTACTCTGGTGCCAAATGCTCCTGTATGTTCTCCATCCAACTCCTAACATCTTTGCTAACAGTTTGTTgcaggtgagagagaggaaagttGGCTTCGTTTTATAGTAAAATTCACCTGTTGAGTCCAAAAGCAAACAGATGAGAGtgataaagataataaaaacagatgtttaacCGAAATCATGTGTTGTGTCAGGTGACAACGCCAGGAGGTTTCCTCATTGGATGTCATATGTCACTGTCGTTTGATCACTAAACACTTGGAAGGACCAGATTTAATGGAAAATATAAGTGATGTTTCAGATTGCAATCAACTGATAACCATTTCCCTCATCCTCCCTTCAAAACTTGAAAAGAGCCCTGTAGGCAGAGGAACAGGTATTTCTCACCAACATACTAAGCTGACCGGCATCCCCTGTTGGTAATTCAATACTATTGACAAGTATCTCATACAACCCTACATCAAAAAACTACCATCCTTCTAACTATATTTGAGTGGTGGTAGATCCACAAAAACAGCTGTGTAAaagttttgtcttttaaaatggaGCTCACTGAGCCTGACTGGCTTTtagagcctgcctcaagtggtcaCATGGGAAACAGCAGACTGGCTCCCTCTGTAGATATGAAGAACTCAATtcaaactatgaaaaaacaatTCCTATTCTACGCTAAATGAGATGTGttgataaaatgtgttaatCCTTCACGCTGGCCTTTTAAAGAGCTTATCCCAgggcttttgtttttcttactttaaGAACTTAATATTCCTCGCTCCATGATATTTGGTAGTAGTAATCTCAGAGCGGATACCAATCGAAACTTTAAGGATGAGTTTTTATGCTAACAAACTAATTGCATCACACTCTTAACCTGAGTCAATCACTGCCTGCTCATCTTATCCAGGGGATGCTGTTGTGTCCCTGGCCTGTGTGTGGAGGAGAGTGAAGAAAAAGAGCCTTACCCAGGAGGGTTTTTAATTAAGTGTCACCCTTCTGTTTCACTGTGCGTGTGTTAGCTGACTCCAAAGCTTTCCTGTGGTCAGCAAGATTATATCCCCTCATTTCAGCCCCTCCTCTAGTGACCACTTGGATTCATGGgaaactttttttctctctctcaacgTTTGCTCGAATGTTGCCTCTGGTGATTTTACATCATTTCTCCCCGCCTTCCAACAATCCGATTTCAGTGCCTTGAGTAGGCTGGATCTCCGCCTCTAGAGCTCCCTGTAAGACCAACCATGTGACTAAACACTGGGCTGATTAGAAACCCAACCTGACAAGaggttttttcttttcctcttaaaAAGTTACAGATGAACAGATGCAGAGAACTGTATGCTGTGCATCAGTGTCCAAAGTCACGTGTGCTTTTACAGTGACTGCAGTTAATCACATAGCTTGGAGAACTTCAAAACAATCATGCCATACATTTCCTCACCTGACAGAGTAAATGTTCAAGTACATCATCACTGTTACTTTTTCACATTATTGAATCAGGCTCTTTTTCTATTATTGTGCCATTTATGCAACCAGTGCAGATGGATTTATCACATACCATAAATATATAgggccaaataaaaaaactcctttcactcaaaaaatacaaaagtacACAAACAAATGGACaggttttgtgtttcattttgttctgtttgtatgTATTATTGATTTTCTTGAGTCTTTCATCTTGACTTCAGGCAATACACACTGGTGACTAACATTGTTTTGCACTTTCTATACAAGCCTTTGTCTCTACAGTCACTTAAAGTTcctataataaaacattaaaatcccATTGTCCTCAGCAACATGAATACTCACTAACAAACATTAATTAGGGGAAaatctctgttgttgttttttttaaggcatTTGAACCAAAGTAAACTGACTTAAACACATCAACCTTTCTAACTGTGAGTGATCTGCACATGTCGATCAAGACATTCTCTTTCTGAAAATCAAGACTGATTATAACACATAACAAATGAGGCACATTTCACTCCCCAAATCCTAAAACTCACACAGTCTTTAAAATATTGCTGAGTCTTCAAACATCTGCAGGAGAAAAAATACTCACACTCAGCTCAACTGCTGACCTTTGCCTGCTGAACTTCTATACTTTTATTTGTTAGAGATTAAAATGTAGCCTTAATCTATTGCCATGATAAAGATGAAATATTCATAATTGCATTTTAATGACAGAGCTGAATTTTTAAAAGGATATAATACATTACAGACGTAATGTCTCACTGGTTATcaaataagaaataaacaaatcagAGCTTTTAGTCCTGCTCAACAAAAAGGTGAGAGGGTGAGTAAAAAATGTTAGATCAAGGGTCAGTTGGAAAGTGTGATTTGGGTTAATTCGGCTGATATGTAAGCTGCTCAGGATCGTGAGGAGCGTTTCTCTGAATCAATTCACCCTTCAGTCAGTGAGGTTTGCGTGTGACAGAGCCAACCTTTCTCCACATTCCACAATGAAAGAGTTTTGTCCCTACATTGTGATTTAGGTCATCACCAATTCACTGCCTGTTTTGTGGCATTTGAAAGATGTCCAATCTCCTAGGTTGGCACAGTCACCCCATGCCTGTTACCATGGAAAGAGAGGCGAGCAGGAACCTCCTCCTTGCGTGTTCCCAAAGTAAATCTCCACTTTCTGCAGGGCCGAGCTGAGGGGGCTGGGAGGTCACTTTCGGTCATCTCTCACCCCGCACTGAAAGGATCTGGAGTTCATGctctacacacaaataaacCCTCTCCTCGCCATGCGCATGTTTGAACTCAGTGTAGCACTGCACATACACAGTAAGGATAACTACATTAATATGGACTGAGTGAAAACAGTTAGTTGGTATCAGATCAATTAATCCACCACACGTCGGTTCTGCATTGACGCACGCTGGGACAAGTCTTTGAAGTGTCTTCTCTCTGATTGTGTGATAGATGGAGATGGAGCCAGGCTGGAAATCTGGAGAGGTTAATTCGACTAACTCCTCCCAGCTCTGCCATTTATCGTATTAATAATCACACCACTTGCGCGTCGCCTTAAAAGTGGGAGGGCTGCTCGAGAGCCCTGGAAAACCGCGAGGAGCTGTCTCGATTACGCGTGGTGCTGAAAGTGCAACTTACCGCATCATGTGGTCggtcttctttgtctttctgtcttatCTGGACAGAAACTTTGTCAAAGGCGACTTCCTGAACCGCGCTTTGGATGCAGAAAAGGAGAGCAAAGAAATGTTCTCCATGCTCAATGGTACCTTATGCGCAAAAATGTCAACCGTGAGGGAGAATTTCCTCTACCAGGTGTCAGATGGAGCTGAAGCTGTTCGCTCCTTCGTCAGCCCCGCCGGGAAGCTTGTGAACTGCTCCATCATAGTGAACCCGgtgcaggtgaaatccttcatGCATGAGTGCTGGATGGGACTGAAAGAGCAGAGGGCCGTGCAACGAATGGAAACGCGTTTTACGCACATGGAGGAAGCCAAGATGATGTGCAAGGAGTTTAAAGAAAAGTCGGAAGGCAGCGGCAGGTTGGGGAAGGATGAAAGTGATGACTCGGCACTGCAGGACCAGGTTTTAAAAAGATCCAAGAGAGGATTCACTTATCCGGGGACCCTGTGGTGTGGAGCTGGAAACATGGCTGACAATTACGACCAGTTGGGTAGGTCAGATAATTTCAAATATCTTAACAGATAGCTTAACAGATAAAGTTTACCATGTATGCTTTATATGACTATGTGCCAAATACCAACCGGTTTCTGACCTCCGTGTTGCAGGAGAGTTTGCAGAGACGGATAGCTGCTGCCGTATCCATGACCACTGTCCGCATGTCATCCACGCCTTCTCCTCTAAATACGGCTACACTAACTTTAAGTGGCACTCTGTCTGTCATTGTGACTGTGACAATGCGTGAGTGCAAACATCATTTTATTGATGCATCCTCACATTAAATATCACCTCTATGCACAAGACATTCTGGTTCTAGTTCCACAACTTACTGCCGTTAAAGCATTTCTGCAGATGTCCAACCACCTTAAACTAGTCATGTAAAGGGAAATGCATTCAGACTGAGGGGGTTTAGATAGAGACAGTGTTGGCTACTTTTACACTCTGAAACTCATAAAAATATTGCATTATGCACTTACCATATAATTCAAGAGGTTTAAAAGCATGAGCTACAGACTAATAGTTGTAAGGCATTGGCATTTGGAGCCGACTTGTTAGGATACATTCTGTAAATTCTAAATGTTAGAGCCTACCTTGAAGTCAGtcaaatcacatttaaaagttCTCCTTTAGAAaattaacttttgtttttataaaaagcTTTAAGGAAATGTGCTGACCATTTGAAGGCAGGTGTGTGTTCAAAGCTGCGG
This genomic interval carries:
- the rab34a gene encoding ras-related protein Rab-34a isoform X1, which encodes MSVRVPAMSVLPPVRRDRVIAQLPQCFRKEAAVHTKEDFNNKVKTACQEQRTGTVGRFKISKVIVVGDLAVGKTCLINRFCKDAFDKNYKATIGVDFEMERFEVLGVPFSLQLWDTAGQERFKCIASTYYRGAQVVIIVFDVTDVASLGHVRQWLEDALKENDPTAVQLFLVGTKKDLSSPAQYSQIEQDALKIAQEITAEYWALSSLTGENVNEFFFRVASLAFETNVLAELEKSGTRQIGEVVRISSTSNNLHNASKKKQPSCCQ
- the rab34a gene encoding ras-related protein Rab-34a isoform X2, with translation MSVRVPAMSVLPPVRRDRVIAQLPQCFRKEAAVHTKEDFNNKVKTACQEQRTGTVGFKISKVIVVGDLAVGKTCLINRFCKDAFDKNYKATIGVDFEMERFEVLGVPFSLQLWDTAGQERFKCIASTYYRGAQVVIIVFDVTDVASLGHVRQWLEDALKENDPTAVQLFLVGTKKDLSSPAQYSQIEQDALKIAQEITAEYWALSSLTGENVNEFFFRVASLAFETNVLAELEKSGTRQIGEVVRISSTSNNLHNASKKKQPSCCQ
- the zgc:174895 gene encoding adenine phosphoribosyltransferase, translating into MMRLMLFTAPSHPPPAPHELDTQTLTLIYSPVHSPQFLSCSVETSVIVQMDVLDIPADQPKGWYLSLMAPNTKGPTFAWLDPSRLYCNSKALADCVKDLISPFLNDTIDLVAGIDAMGFILGASVSSVLGKGFLAVRKAGHLCVATENQNYSDYTGREKTMEVRLDVLKPGMRVLLVDQWIETGGTMKAAIQLVEKLGATVAGVAVVAIENTEGGKWIKENYKFSHCIPEELQSQIDQKSLHSFKNFKN